Proteins from a single region of Pyrus communis chromosome 6, drPyrComm1.1, whole genome shotgun sequence:
- the LOC137736384 gene encoding uncharacterized protein — MVGNKAAAEFVLRNHNRQFIGDDFLNLDGATISEVEARTLREGFLFAQRKGYTKIMVEGDSKLVIQSVLDRDATSWNLVPIIEHIKWTTTNFDCIDWKHIFREANFVADAFAR, encoded by the coding sequence ATGGTTGGGAACAAGGCGGCGGCGGAATTTGTCTTAAGGAATCATAATAGGCAGTTTATTGGAGATGACTTCTTAAATCTGGATGGTGCTACTATTTCTGAAGTAGAGGCTAGGACTCTCAGAGAGGGCTTTCTTTTTGCTCAAAGGAAGGGCTATACTAAGATTATGGTTGAAGGTGACTCTAAGTTGGTCATTCAGTCAGTGTTGGACCGAGATGCAACGTCATGGAATTTGGTTCCTATTATTGAACATATCAAGTGGACAACGACCAATTTTGATTGCATTGACTGGAAACATATTTTTAGAGAGGCTAACTTTGTGGCAGATGCCTTTGCTCGCTAA